CCATTGCGCAGGGTCGGCGCCGAGGTAGCCGGTGAAGGCCTTCTGGCCCCAAGGACAGTCCACCGGGTGGCTGATCGGTGCGAAGGCGGACACCGAGCGATAACGCCCGGGGTTCTTGAGCGCGCAGATCAGGGCGCCATGTCCACCCATCGAGTGCCCAGCAACACCCCGCACGGCCGTGACAGGCAGGTGCGCCTCCACCAGCGCCGGCAGTTCGCTCACCACATAGTCGTACATCCGGTAGTGGCGGTCGTAGGGGGCTGCGGTGGCATTCACATAGAAGCCGGCGCCGTGGCCGAAGTCCCACGCGCCATCCGGGTCGCCCGGTACATCGGCGCCGCGCGGACTGGTGTCGGGGGCGACGATGGCAACGCCCAGTTCGGCTGCAATCCGGTGCGCGCCGGCCTTCTGCATGAAGTTCTCGTCGCTGCAGGTCAGGCCCGACAGCCAGTACAGCACTGGCACCGGGCCGTGCTCGGCCTGCGGTGGCAGGTACACGGCAAACACCATGTCGCAGCCTAGCGTGGCCGAGGCGTGACGGAAGCGCTTGTGCCAACCGCCGAAGCTGCGGTTGGCACCAATCTGCTCGAGGGCTGTGCTCATCGTCAGAACCGGATCACGGTGCGGATGCTCTTGCCTTCATGCATCAGGTCGAAGGCCTTGTTGATGTCCTCCAGCCCCATGGTGTGGGTGATGAAAGTATCGAGCGGAATCTCGCCCGCCTGCGCCCTGGCGACATAGCCCGGCAGTTCGGTCCGGCCGCGCACACCGCCAAAGGCCGAGCCGCGCCACACGCGACCGGTGACGAGCTGAAAGGGGCGGGTGGAGATTTCTTCGCCGGCACCGGCCACGCCGATGATGATCGATTCGCCCCAGCCCTTGTGGCAGCACTCGAGCGCAGAGCGCATGACCTTGGTGTTGCCGATGCACTCGAAGGAGTAGTCGACGCCGCCATCGGTGAGGTCGACGATCACTTCCTGGATCGGGCGGTCGTAGTCGAGCGGGTTGATGCAGTCGGTGGCGCCGAGTTGCCTGGCGATCTCGAACTTGGACGGGTTGATGTCCACTGCGACGATGCGCGAGGCCTTGGCCATGACGGCGCCGATGATCGCCGACAGGCCGATGCCGCCGAGGCCGAACACTGCGACGGTGGCGCCGGCTTCAACCTTGGCGGTGTTGAGCACTGCGCCGATGCCGGTGGTGACGCCGCAGCCGAGCAGGCAGACTTTTTCCAGCGGTGCGTCCTTCTGGATCTTGGCGACCGAGATTTCGGGCAGCACGGTGTACTCGGAGAAGGTCGAGGTACCCATGTAATGGAAGATGGGTTTGCCGTTCTTGCTGAAACGGCTGGTGCCGTCCGGCATCAGACCCTTGCCCTGGGTGGCGCGGATGGCCTGACACAGGTTGGTCTTGCCCGACAGGCAGAACTTGCACTTGCCGCATTCCGGCGTGTACAGCGGAATCACGTGATCGCCGACGGCGACCGAGGTGACGCCTTCGCCGATGGCTTCGACGATGCCGCCGCCTTCATGACCGAGGATGGACGGGAAGATGCCCTCCGGATCTGCGCCCGACAGGGTGAAGGCGTCGGTGTGGCAGACGCCGGTGGCCACGATCCGCACCAGCACCTCACCGGCTTTCGGCGGGGCGACGTCGACCTCGGTGATTTCGAGCGGCTGCTTGGCAGCCCAGGCTACGGCGGCGCGGGACTTGATCATGGTGTGTTCTCCACTGGTGACTTAACCCGCTATTGTAGGAAACAGGGCGTCGGGGATAATCCCCATTTTGGCAATTGATTGTTGTTCATGGTCAACAATGACCGGAGTGTGTCTGTGAGTCGATGGGAGGGGGTGGATGCGTTCGTGGCCGTGGCCGAAGCGGGCCACTTTGCTGCAGCGGCAGAGCGGCTGGGGGTGTCGACCTCGCACGTGAGCCGTGTCGTGGCGCGACTGGAGGAGCGGCTGCAGACGCGGCTTTTTTACCGCAGCACGCGACGGGTGAGTCTGACCGAAAGCGGGCATACCTTTCTGCAGCACTGCCGTCGCCTGCAGGACGGTTTCGACGAGGCCCTGCATGCGGTTCAGGATCTCGGCGGCACGCCCAAGGGGCTGCTGCGCATGACCTGCGCGCTGACCTATGGCGAGCGCTTCATCGTGCCGCTGGTCAACGACTTCATCGAGCGCTATCCGCAGGTAAAGGTCGATATTGAGCTGACCAACCGCACGCTGGACATCGTGCAGGAGGGGTTCGATCTGGCGGTTCGGCTTGGGCGTCTGGCCGATTCACGGCTGGTCGCGACCCGGCTTGCGCCGCGCAGGATGTATCTGTGCGCCGCGCCGTCCTATCTCGAACGCAGAGGCGCGCCGCAGCGGCTGGAGGACATCGCCGACCATGACTGCCTGCTTGGCACCTCTGACAACTGGGTGTTCCAGGCGGGCGGTGAAGCGCTGACCATGAAGGTCCGCGGCAACTGGCGCTGCAACAGCGGCGAGGCCGTGCTTGACGCGGCCTTGCGTGGCTTCGGCCTGTGTCAGCTGCCCGACTACTATGTGCTTTCCCACTTGCAGGACGGGCGCCTGCGGGCCTTGCTGCCCGAGAATCAGCCGCCGCACACGGCCGTGTGGGCCGTGTTTCCGCAGCAGCGGCATCTGTCGCCCAAGGTGCGCCTGCTGGTGGACTATCTGCGTGATGCACTTGCAATGCGTCCGGAATACCGTGCGTCGGCGCCGGGTTGAGCAGTGGTCGGGGCCGGTCTGTCAGGTTGACGTTTACGTTAACTGGAACTATGTTTCGGGGCTGGATATTCCGGTTCAGGCCGATTAGAGAGGGAGCAGACAATGAAGATCGAGAATGGCGTGTTCGTGGTTACTGGCGGTGGTTCGGGTCTGGGTGCGGCAACGGCCCGCATGCTGGTCGAGGCGGGTGCCAAGGTGGTGCTGGCCGACGTCAATCGCGAAGCGGGCGATGCGGTGGCAGCGGAACTCGGCGCGGCTGCAACTTTCGTGACCACCGACGTGACCGACGAGGCGAGCGCAAAGGCTGCGATCGATCTGGCGGTGTCGGCGTACGGCGGCCTGAACGGCCTGATCAACTGCGCTGGTGTGGCGCCGGCCGAAAAGGTGGTGGGCCGCGAGGGGCCGCATCGTCTGGAGTCGTTCTCGCGTACGGTTGCCATCAACCTGATCGGTTCGTTCAACATGATCCGTCTGGCTGCTGATGTCATGAGCAAGGCCGAGCCCGATGCGGGCGGCGAGCGTGGCGTAATCGTCAGCACCGCCTCGGTGGCTGCATTCGACGGTCAGGTGGGGCAGGCCGGTTATGCCGCGTCGAAGGCCGGCGTTGTGGGCATGACCCTGCCGGTGGCCCGCGAACTGTCGCGTTTCGGCATCCGGGTGATGACCGTCGCACCGGGCATCATGGAAACGCCGATGCTGATGGGGATGCCGCAGGAGGTGCAGGACTCGCTGGGCAAGATGGTTCCCTTCCCCTCGCGTCTGGGCAGGCCGGCCGAGTTTGCCAGCCT
This genomic interval from Parazoarcus communis contains the following:
- the fghA gene encoding S-formylglutathione hydrolase — translated: MSTALEQIGANRSFGGWHKRFRHASATLGCDMVFAVYLPPQAEHGPVPVLYWLSGLTCSDENFMQKAGAHRIAAELGVAIVAPDTSPRGADVPGDPDGAWDFGHGAGFYVNATAAPYDRHYRMYDYVVSELPALVEAHLPVTAVRGVAGHSMGGHGALICALKNPGRYRSVSAFAPISHPVDCPWGQKAFTGYLGADPAQWKAWDAVELIATAGERLPILVDQGEADGFLAEQLKPEALRAACAAAGHPLTLRLQPGYDHSYYFIASFIEDHLRHHAAALLR
- a CDS encoding 3-hydroxyacyl-CoA dehydrogenase — encoded protein: MKIENGVFVVTGGGSGLGAATARMLVEAGAKVVLADVNREAGDAVAAELGAAATFVTTDVTDEASAKAAIDLAVSAYGGLNGLINCAGVAPAEKVVGREGPHRLESFSRTVAINLIGSFNMIRLAADVMSKAEPDAGGERGVIVSTASVAAFDGQVGQAGYAASKAGVVGMTLPVARELSRFGIRVMTVAPGIMETPMLMGMPQEVQDSLGKMVPFPSRLGRPAEFASLVRHIIENAYLNGEVIRLDGAIRMAAK
- a CDS encoding LysR substrate-binding domain-containing protein, translated to MSRWEGVDAFVAVAEAGHFAAAAERLGVSTSHVSRVVARLEERLQTRLFYRSTRRVSLTESGHTFLQHCRRLQDGFDEALHAVQDLGGTPKGLLRMTCALTYGERFIVPLVNDFIERYPQVKVDIELTNRTLDIVQEGFDLAVRLGRLADSRLVATRLAPRRMYLCAAPSYLERRGAPQRLEDIADHDCLLGTSDNWVFQAGGEALTMKVRGNWRCNSGEAVLDAALRGFGLCQLPDYYVLSHLQDGRLRALLPENQPPHTAVWAVFPQQRHLSPKVRLLVDYLRDALAMRPEYRASAPG
- a CDS encoding S-(hydroxymethyl)glutathione dehydrogenase/class III alcohol dehydrogenase, yielding MIKSRAAVAWAAKQPLEITEVDVAPPKAGEVLVRIVATGVCHTDAFTLSGADPEGIFPSILGHEGGGIVEAIGEGVTSVAVGDHVIPLYTPECGKCKFCLSGKTNLCQAIRATQGKGLMPDGTSRFSKNGKPIFHYMGTSTFSEYTVLPEISVAKIQKDAPLEKVCLLGCGVTTGIGAVLNTAKVEAGATVAVFGLGGIGLSAIIGAVMAKASRIVAVDINPSKFEIARQLGATDCINPLDYDRPIQEVIVDLTDGGVDYSFECIGNTKVMRSALECCHKGWGESIIIGVAGAGEEISTRPFQLVTGRVWRGSAFGGVRGRTELPGYVARAQAGEIPLDTFITHTMGLEDINKAFDLMHEGKSIRTVIRF